In a single window of the Natronosalvus caseinilyticus genome:
- the arsB gene encoding ACR3 family arsenite efflux transporter has product MTDAVHNHGPNCSCESCGDPRSMDFLDKYLTVWIFGAMAIGIGFGYFAPRSAETVSELPLVEIGLIVMMYPPLAKVNYGQLPTVFRNWRVLGLSLIQNWLIGPTLMFVLAIVFFSGAFFGLPARPEFFLGLIFIGMARCIAMVLVWNELAEGSNEYAAGLVAFNSIFQILTYGVYIWFFAMFLPPLLGMESLVADVTITTMQVFEAIALFLGVPFAAGILTRYVGVRRKGEDWYSERFIPTISPLTLIALLFTVVIMFSTQGENIIAAPMDVAWIAVPLTIYFVIMFLVSFAMGRGIGADYSTTTAIGFTAASNNFELAIAVAIAVFGIGSGVAFTTVVGPLIEVPVLLALVHVALYFQRTFDWDRFDAGHLVDRSGPTIPEDD; this is encoded by the coding sequence ATGACCGACGCCGTACACAACCATGGGCCGAACTGCTCGTGTGAAAGTTGCGGTGATCCACGGTCGATGGATTTCCTGGATAAGTATCTCACCGTCTGGATCTTCGGCGCGATGGCGATCGGGATCGGGTTCGGTTACTTTGCCCCGAGGAGTGCTGAAACGGTGAGCGAACTCCCGCTCGTCGAGATTGGTTTGATCGTGATGATGTATCCGCCGCTGGCGAAAGTGAATTACGGACAGCTGCCAACGGTATTTCGTAATTGGCGCGTGCTCGGATTGAGTCTGATTCAGAATTGGCTCATTGGACCGACGCTCATGTTCGTCCTCGCGATCGTCTTCTTCAGCGGTGCGTTCTTCGGACTCCCTGCCCGCCCCGAGTTCTTCCTTGGATTGATCTTCATCGGGATGGCGCGCTGTATCGCCATGGTCCTCGTCTGGAACGAACTCGCGGAGGGGTCGAACGAGTACGCCGCGGGGCTGGTCGCGTTCAATAGCATCTTCCAGATTCTCACCTACGGGGTGTACATCTGGTTCTTCGCGATGTTCCTCCCACCGCTCCTGGGTATGGAGTCTCTGGTCGCCGACGTCACGATTACGACGATGCAAGTGTTCGAAGCGATTGCACTCTTCCTCGGCGTTCCGTTTGCTGCGGGGATTCTGACCCGCTACGTGGGTGTCAGGCGAAAGGGTGAGGACTGGTATTCGGAGAGGTTCATCCCGACGATCAGCCCGCTGACGCTGATCGCACTCCTGTTTACCGTCGTCATCATGTTCTCGACGCAGGGAGAGAACATCATCGCCGCCCCGATGGACGTCGCCTGGATCGCGGTTCCGCTCACGATCTACTTCGTGATTATGTTTCTCGTGAGTTTTGCCATGGGCCGCGGAATCGGTGCTGACTACTCGACGACGACCGCGATCGGGTTTACCGCTGCATCGAACAACTTCGAACTCGCTATCGCGGTCGCCATCGCCGTGTTCGGGATTGGGTCCGGCGTCGCGTTTACGACCGTGGTCGGCCCACTGATCGAAGTGCCCGTCCTCCTGGCTCTCGTTCACGTCGCGCTGTACTTCCAACGAACGTTCGACTGGGACCGCTTCGACGCGGGTCACCTCGTCGATCGATCGGGACCAACTATACCAGAAGACGACTAA
- a CDS encoding DUF7521 family protein gives MDSTLELWAYVFSNIGAVAVGSLLTALSFLAYRRNSDQASYRFATLGFGLIVLGTLVDPVYLLWMSVEYRLTFTEILLLQVSEDLLFAAGLGLLFYAILRFDTSADSTADNPAPSEDELLWNQQSQNDN, from the coding sequence ATGGATAGCACGCTGGAATTGTGGGCGTACGTCTTCAGCAACATCGGGGCAGTCGCAGTCGGGAGTCTCTTGACCGCGCTGAGTTTCCTCGCGTATCGACGAAACAGCGATCAGGCGTCGTATCGGTTTGCCACCCTGGGATTCGGCCTGATCGTCCTGGGGACGCTCGTTGACCCGGTCTACTTACTCTGGATGTCAGTCGAGTATCGCTTGACGTTCACCGAAATCTTACTCCTTCAGGTCAGTGAAGACCTCTTGTTCGCGGCTGGACTCGGGCTGCTCTTCTATGCAATTCTCCGGTTCGACACTTCGGCTGATTCGACGGCGGATAACCCTGCTCCATCCGAGGACGAGTTACTTTGGAACCAGCAGTCCCAGAACGATAACTAA
- a CDS encoding SDR family NAD(P)-dependent oxidoreductase: MDFGLDDKTALVTGAGGRIGSVDCEVLAEEGAEIVALDVDVDAAETVVGDVEDAGGTAHAVECDLTDRDAVAETVSAIDEEVDGIDVLVNNAGLVDARDKMENFDDEIWDRDVAVNLTGTYNVTRAVYPKMKEREWGRIVTMSSMAGWQGGFGQMSYSATKAALIGFGKTLALEGAQHGITSNVVAPSIVVGALADLPIDQLEQVDEHFGRIAKATPMRRLGREEDVANLIAYLCSEQANYVTGQVVGVTGGIDLFSF; the protein is encoded by the coding sequence ATGGATTTCGGACTGGACGACAAGACCGCGCTCGTCACGGGTGCGGGTGGTCGTATCGGGAGCGTCGACTGCGAGGTCCTCGCCGAAGAGGGCGCAGAAATCGTCGCCCTAGACGTCGACGTCGACGCCGCGGAGACGGTCGTCGGCGACGTCGAAGACGCGGGCGGGACGGCACACGCCGTCGAGTGCGACCTGACGGATCGTGACGCGGTCGCGGAGACGGTTTCGGCCATCGACGAAGAAGTCGACGGCATCGACGTGCTGGTCAACAACGCCGGCCTGGTCGACGCCCGCGACAAAATGGAGAACTTCGACGACGAGATCTGGGACCGCGACGTGGCCGTCAACCTGACGGGCACCTACAACGTCACCCGGGCGGTCTACCCGAAGATGAAAGAACGCGAGTGGGGCCGGATCGTCACCATGTCGTCGATGGCCGGCTGGCAGGGCGGGTTCGGGCAGATGTCCTACAGCGCGACGAAGGCGGCGCTGATCGGGTTCGGAAAAACGCTCGCACTCGAGGGCGCCCAGCACGGCATCACGAGCAACGTCGTCGCGCCGAGTATCGTCGTCGGTGCACTCGCGGATCTCCCGATCGACCAGCTCGAACAGGTCGACGAACACTTCGGTCGAATCGCCAAGGCGACGCCGATGCGACGGCTCGGCCGGGAGGAAGACGTCGCAAATCTGATCGCGTACCTCTGTTCGGAGCAGGCGAACTACGTCACCGGTCAGGTCGTCGGCGTCACCGGCGGCATCGATCTCTTCAGTTTCTGA
- a CDS encoding ArsR/SmtB family transcription factor — MAQATDRLKRYLEDELGECRSEDVEQRLDELGTLEAAIGSAQVEAELNLLSALANETRYTLVRVLVAAEAELCVCELNAVVDVTESGLSHALSNLVDAGLVESRKDGRWKKYRATNRAVALVTLVEGCVE, encoded by the coding sequence ATGGCTCAGGCGACGGACAGACTCAAGCGGTACCTCGAGGACGAACTCGGGGAGTGTCGTAGCGAAGACGTCGAACAGCGACTGGATGAACTGGGCACACTCGAAGCAGCGATCGGCTCGGCTCAGGTCGAAGCCGAACTGAACTTACTGTCGGCACTCGCCAACGAGACGCGCTACACACTCGTGCGGGTTCTCGTCGCTGCTGAGGCAGAACTCTGCGTGTGTGAACTCAATGCGGTCGTTGACGTCACTGAAAGCGGGCTCAGCCACGCGCTCTCGAACCTGGTTGATGCCGGACTCGTCGAGAGTCGGAAAGATGGCCGATGGAAGAAGTATAGAGCGACGAATCGCGCTGTTGCACTCGTCACTCTCGTGGAGGGATGCGTCGAATGA
- a CDS encoding helix-turn-helix domain-containing protein — MRYAKCIIISDDEGLHPVDQRIADHPDVTRELLHNVNLLADDTIVTLYELSGNRDALESILDESSKVLNYQLSGAGDEIHAYIHVDADERLVQLLTVIRTFEFIFDTPLEYTRRGGLRVTVIGDVGSFQKALPDIPDGIRLKLLKTGTYEPNTDRLFSQLTERQQEILQTAVDMGYYDVPRNATHEAIGEELDCAGGTVGGHLRKIEAKILTQIIP; from the coding sequence ATGAGATACGCAAAATGCATCATTATCTCCGACGACGAGGGGTTACATCCGGTCGATCAACGGATCGCCGACCACCCCGACGTCACACGAGAACTCCTGCACAACGTCAACCTGCTCGCCGACGATACCATCGTGACCCTCTACGAACTCTCGGGTAATCGGGACGCCCTCGAGTCGATCCTGGACGAATCGTCGAAGGTCCTGAACTACCAGCTCTCGGGCGCCGGCGACGAGATTCACGCGTACATCCACGTCGATGCCGACGAGCGACTCGTGCAACTGTTGACCGTGATTCGAACGTTCGAGTTCATCTTCGATACGCCGCTCGAGTACACGCGGCGGGGCGGCCTTCGCGTGACGGTGATCGGCGACGTCGGGAGCTTTCAGAAGGCGCTTCCGGACATTCCCGACGGGATTCGGCTCAAACTCCTCAAGACGGGCACCTACGAACCGAACACCGACCGCCTGTTCTCACAGCTCACGGAGCGACAACAGGAGATTCTTCAGACGGCGGTCGACATGGGGTACTACGACGTCCCGCGGAACGCGACCCACGAGGCGATCGGCGAGGAACTCGACTGTGCTGGGGGAACGGTTGGCGGCCACCTTCGAAAGATTGAGGCGAAGATTCTCACGCAGATTATACCCTGA
- a CDS encoding class I adenylate-forming enzyme family protein produces MPDDTLWSSEYERFGIPETLEPYPDEPVHRLLYDAADEHPDQGIVQLGQRFTYPDLRTDVDRLATALCERGVTKGSRVATILPTSAQFVVATNAISRAGGVHIPNDFLDAEDDLVYRLEQGDPEVMIGHDEHQDLIRSLQDELGLENVILTSLEDYSDDPPVDHEEIAGVEWLPKVVESATADPPDVAFDVESDVHTLLFTGGTTGLPKGCRLTHRNLTANALQGVAAQSRMAQMMRGTEAAVMALPMYHAYGYSITNSLLELALDVLIVPDARDTAYMSELVERHEPLIMLGVPTQFMELVNEAFASDVIGISGSAPLANETKSAFAREAGGVSQGYGLSEMSPITHFDIHGLHDLLAGGGSDDGLDHPTIGLPVPDTNVKLRDVDTGETISLERAAEEGLEGEMLVDGPQRMKGYLDEEKDPFDDEGYVATGDVAKVDSRGRFYVVDRVKNMINVSGLKVYSEEVDEFLYGLDGVKRPATIGVPDPERPGSERVQIYIEEDPNAAVDLTERDVVEYLEGKVPKQAIPSEVVFVERIPLTDIGKTDKKALQDEATLDASAH; encoded by the coding sequence ATGCCAGACGACACGCTCTGGTCGAGCGAGTACGAACGGTTTGGAATCCCCGAGACCCTCGAGCCGTACCCGGACGAACCGGTCCATCGGCTCCTGTACGACGCCGCGGACGAACACCCCGATCAGGGGATCGTACAACTCGGACAGCGATTCACCTACCCCGACCTCAGAACGGACGTCGACCGGCTGGCGACCGCACTGTGCGAGCGCGGCGTGACGAAGGGCAGCCGGGTCGCGACGATCCTGCCGACCTCCGCGCAGTTCGTCGTCGCCACGAACGCCATCTCGCGTGCCGGCGGCGTCCACATCCCGAACGACTTCCTGGACGCCGAGGACGACCTGGTCTACCGACTCGAGCAAGGCGATCCGGAGGTAATGATCGGTCACGACGAACACCAGGACCTGATTCGCTCGCTACAGGACGAGCTGGGCCTCGAGAACGTGATCCTGACCTCGCTCGAGGACTACTCGGACGATCCGCCAGTCGATCACGAGGAGATCGCCGGCGTCGAGTGGCTCCCGAAGGTCGTCGAATCGGCGACCGCCGATCCGCCGGACGTCGCGTTCGACGTCGAGTCGGACGTCCACACGCTGTTGTTCACCGGCGGCACGACGGGGCTGCCGAAGGGCTGTCGACTCACCCACCGGAACCTCACCGCGAACGCGCTCCAGGGCGTCGCCGCACAGTCGAGGATGGCCCAGATGATGCGCGGGACCGAAGCGGCGGTGATGGCGCTGCCGATGTACCACGCCTACGGCTACTCCATCACGAACAGCCTGCTCGAACTCGCACTCGACGTGCTGATCGTGCCCGACGCGCGCGACACCGCGTACATGAGCGAACTGGTCGAGCGCCACGAGCCGCTCATTATGCTCGGGGTGCCGACTCAGTTCATGGAGCTAGTCAACGAGGCGTTCGCGTCGGACGTGATCGGGATCTCGGGTTCCGCTCCGCTCGCAAACGAGACGAAATCGGCGTTCGCGCGCGAGGCCGGCGGCGTCTCGCAGGGGTACGGTCTCTCGGAGATGTCGCCGATCACTCACTTCGACATTCACGGTCTCCACGACCTGCTGGCGGGCGGCGGAAGCGACGACGGACTGGACCATCCGACCATCGGGCTCCCGGTTCCCGACACGAACGTCAAACTCCGGGACGTCGACACCGGCGAGACCATCTCGCTCGAACGCGCCGCCGAGGAGGGACTGGAGGGCGAGATGCTGGTCGATGGCCCGCAGCGAATGAAAGGCTACCTCGACGAGGAGAAAGATCCCTTCGATGACGAGGGATACGTCGCGACCGGTGACGTCGCGAAAGTTGACTCCAGGGGTCGATTCTACGTCGTCGATCGCGTCAAGAACATGATCAACGTCTCCGGGCTGAAGGTGTACTCCGAGGAAGTCGACGAGTTCCTGTACGGACTCGACGGCGTCAAACGGCCCGCGACGATCGGCGTCCCCGATCCCGAGCGACCCGGCAGCGAGCGGGTCCAAATCTACATCGAGGAGGATCCGAACGCAGCCGTCGACCTCACCGAACGGGACGTGGTCGAGTACCTCGAGGGAAAGGTGCCGAAACAGGCGATTCCCTCGGAGGTCGTGTTCGTCGAGCGGATTCCGCTGACCGATATCGGAAAGACCGACAAGAAGGCGCTCCAGGACGAGGCGACGCTCGACGCAAGCGCCCACTGA
- a CDS encoding DUF7344 domain-containing protein, whose product MTESGTHLRNPTLECIASRHRRECLLALNRWGSTLSVKQLTAYLAATEQGRSSLDTPELEAMQVQLTHVHLPALEDAGFISWKEDDDVVQIATHPALDDPRFERLLKINAGDVDAILSALSHEYRRITLTVLEAEQTKSRTELAHEIRHRLPVTVDHELPSAEEIGLLLHHVHLPTLDEVDVIDFDPATGDVSYNDHPVLERIFAIVFERDDSAVEKLDGFLNGLADSYQQASRGTNSKADWPHFWNNPYYG is encoded by the coding sequence ATGACAGAGAGTGGCACCCATTTGCGGAATCCAACGCTCGAGTGTATCGCGTCCCGTCACCGACGCGAGTGCCTTCTCGCCCTAAACAGGTGGGGGTCGACGCTCTCCGTGAAGCAACTCACCGCCTACCTTGCTGCCACGGAGCAGGGGAGGTCGTCGCTCGATACACCAGAGCTCGAGGCGATGCAGGTGCAACTCACCCACGTTCATCTGCCAGCACTGGAGGATGCAGGCTTCATTTCGTGGAAAGAAGATGATGACGTCGTCCAAATTGCGACGCACCCGGCGCTCGATGACCCACGGTTCGAACGGTTGCTCAAGATCAACGCCGGCGATGTGGATGCGATACTTTCAGCGCTTTCCCACGAATATCGTCGGATTACGCTGACCGTTCTCGAAGCCGAACAGACGAAGTCGCGAACCGAACTGGCACACGAAATCCGCCACCGTCTGCCAGTAACGGTTGATCATGAGTTACCGTCAGCCGAGGAGATCGGCCTCTTGTTGCACCACGTGCATCTTCCGACCCTCGACGAGGTCGACGTCATCGATTTTGACCCCGCGACTGGTGACGTCTCTTACAACGATCATCCCGTGCTCGAGCGGATCTTCGCGATCGTCTTCGAACGTGACGACTCCGCTGTTGAGAAACTGGACGGATTCTTAAATGGGCTGGCTGACTCCTACCAGCAGGCGAGTCGGGGAACGAATAGCAAGGCAGACTGGCCTCACTTCTGGAACAATCCATACTATGGATAG
- a CDS encoding RidA family protein has translation MSHKSATRSVSDDSKTVSRASSTTRRQREGTKFTGAFGKRTGESDLLFLEGQLPEKDGEIQQHLSPAEQMELCLNNLEVKLTDQGRSPDDVLQITIYVADMDAYDEMNAVYEQHFQDVYPARTTVGVCDLLGGASVTLEAVVAVE, from the coding sequence ATGTCGCATAAATCTGCCACACGATCGGTATCCGACGATTCCAAAACTGTTTCTCGTGCAAGTAGTACCACTCGTCGCCAGCGTGAAGGGACGAAATTCACCGGTGCATTCGGCAAAAGAACCGGTGAATCTGATCTCCTCTTCCTTGAAGGGCAGTTACCAGAGAAAGATGGCGAAATTCAACAGCATCTCTCTCCAGCGGAGCAGATGGAACTGTGCTTGAACAACCTCGAAGTGAAACTGACCGACCAGGGACGAAGCCCTGATGACGTGCTTCAGATCACGATATACGTAGCCGATATGGATGCGTATGACGAGATGAACGCGGTGTACGAGCAACACTTTCAAGACGTCTATCCAGCACGAACGACGGTCGGTGTTTGTGACCTTCTCGGAGGCGCATCGGTGACGCTCGAAGCGGTAGTTGCAGTCGAATAG
- a CDS encoding SAM-dependent methyltransferase, translated as MHLNSFDGEIVDFYNDTAWEYRFFWSDVNLHYGFYDDEHTTHSEAMTNSNSVYADKLEVDETDTVLDVGTGRGGFPVHVADEYGAEVHGIDLSPLHVSEARENARERGVSERATFSVGDYHEIPYPDDTFDAVSGIETVCHSGQKHRVLEEIRRVLKPGGRLMIADGYMSRTELTPPEVETLRTVLDGWAVPELAHISEFRERLEELGFTDVTFDDHYDRIIPSSRRQWWLSLGVTPLLKVASALGIKNESSVDQGITLYHQREIIERGIAVHGDFTAELPS; from the coding sequence ATGCATCTGAACTCGTTCGACGGCGAAATCGTCGACTTTTACAACGATACCGCGTGGGAGTACCGGTTTTTCTGGAGCGACGTCAACCTCCACTACGGCTTCTACGACGACGAGCACACGACTCACTCGGAAGCCATGACCAACTCGAATAGCGTCTACGCCGACAAACTCGAGGTCGATGAGACGGACACGGTCCTGGACGTCGGCACCGGGCGCGGCGGGTTCCCGGTACACGTCGCCGACGAGTACGGCGCCGAGGTCCACGGAATCGACCTCAGCCCGCTCCACGTCTCGGAGGCCAGAGAAAACGCGCGCGAACGCGGCGTCTCGGAGCGCGCCACGTTCAGCGTCGGCGACTACCACGAGATTCCGTACCCCGACGACACCTTCGATGCCGTCTCGGGGATCGAAACGGTGTGTCACTCCGGGCAAAAACACCGTGTTCTCGAGGAGATCCGTCGCGTCCTCAAACCGGGCGGCCGGCTCATGATCGCCGACGGATACATGAGCCGAACCGAACTGACGCCTCCCGAAGTGGAGACGTTACGAACGGTTCTCGACGGGTGGGCCGTTCCGGAACTCGCTCACATCAGCGAGTTTCGAGAGCGACTTGAGGAACTGGGGTTCACGGACGTCACGTTCGACGACCACTACGACCGGATCATCCCCTCGTCCCGTCGCCAGTGGTGGCTCTCGCTCGGCGTTACGCCCCTTCTCAAAGTCGCCTCGGCGCTCGGGATCAAAAACGAGTCCTCGGTCGACCAGGGGATAACGCTCTACCACCAGCGCGAGATTATCGAGCGCGGAATCGCCGTCCACGGCGATTTCACCGCCGAACTCCCTTCATAA
- a CDS encoding dihydrofolate reductase family protein — MSQNHTDETTGTLVVGTFLTLDGVMQAPGGPDEDRDGGFEHGGWSVNYWDEQMGEIIDGQFAEADALLLGRKTYEIFAAHWPHVDAEDDPMASKLNSMPKYVASRTLDAVEWNNSTLLSRGVVEAVENLKKERGGVIMTQGSHDLIQTLLAHDLVDEFWLWIFPLVLGNGKRLFGDGTIPTALELANAETSSTGVHMLRYERTGEIEYGSFALDDVTE; from the coding sequence ATGAGCCAGAATCATACGGACGAAACGACCGGTACGCTTGTTGTTGGAACGTTCCTTACACTCGATGGCGTGATGCAGGCCCCGGGTGGTCCTGACGAGGATCGTGACGGCGGTTTCGAACATGGCGGTTGGTCGGTCAACTACTGGGACGAGCAGATGGGCGAAATCATAGATGGCCAGTTCGCCGAGGCCGATGCGCTGCTGCTCGGCAGAAAGACGTACGAGATCTTCGCCGCGCACTGGCCTCACGTCGATGCGGAGGACGATCCCATGGCGTCGAAACTGAACAGTATGCCCAAGTACGTCGCCTCCAGAACTCTCGATGCGGTGGAGTGGAACAACTCGACGCTCCTCTCGAGAGGCGTCGTGGAGGCCGTTGAGAATCTTAAGAAGGAGCGCGGGGGTGTGATCATGACGCAGGGGAGCCACGACCTGATCCAGACATTGCTCGCACACGACCTCGTCGACGAGTTTTGGCTCTGGATCTTCCCTCTGGTCCTGGGAAACGGGAAGCGGTTGTTCGGGGACGGCACGATCCCCACGGCCCTCGAACTGGCGAATGCCGAGACGTCGAGCACGGGAGTCCACATGCTCCGATATGAGCGAACGGGGGAGATTGAATACGGCTCCTTCGCGTTGGACGATGTGACGGAGTGA
- a CDS encoding SCP2 sterol-binding domain-containing protein, with protein MTDDELIQDIEASLDKPDDELEDDLPDLLGRMESQTDELVREYPATFGRVVQRMETMDIASFVSDNPETADQFQELLWAGMNVLVETSSEVRENINEDITVNFEADDCPMAGHLEVDSEDQTMRGGSGKLDDPMLEITGPADTLVGLIVGSVDPIQGFMQQKYEMDGPVHKGTRLAPIMNSLSEQVPAE; from the coding sequence ATGACGGACGACGAACTCATCCAGGACATCGAAGCATCGCTCGACAAACCCGACGACGAACTCGAGGACGACCTGCCGGACCTGCTCGGTCGGATGGAGAGCCAGACCGACGAACTCGTCCGCGAGTACCCGGCGACGTTCGGTCGCGTGGTCCAGCGCATGGAGACGATGGACATCGCGTCGTTCGTCTCGGACAACCCCGAGACCGCAGACCAGTTCCAGGAACTGCTATGGGCCGGGATGAACGTCCTCGTCGAGACCTCCTCCGAGGTGCGAGAGAACATCAACGAGGATATTACCGTCAACTTCGAGGCCGACGACTGTCCGATGGCGGGCCACCTCGAGGTCGACAGCGAGGACCAGACGATGCGGGGCGGATCCGGGAAACTCGACGACCCGATGCTCGAGATCACCGGTCCCGCGGACACGTTGGTCGGGCTCATCGTCGGCAGCGTCGACCCGATCCAGGGCTTCATGCAACAGAAGTACGAGATGGACGGCCCCGTCCACAAGGGGACCCGCCTGGCACCGATCATGAACTCGCTGTCCGAGCAGGTCCCCGCGGAGTAA
- a CDS encoding acyl-CoA dehydrogenase family protein, which translates to MRLTDDQLAFRDDLREYLEAEIDPVVDEKDRNGPMEREDLVGYLDDLQELGIGFTPDTVHQYFGDVWRFVIASEEISRVWPSLNVALQMSFPALFVRFAADETQQAMLPKLEDNRCIGCLAVTEPEGGSDTAHPNTVARRDGEEFVLNGEKVWVGNAQIADVALVVAHDASEDVQDMFLVDRANADFETEEMNKLGWKGVPNGRMVFDDVRVPVENRFSTIFGDAIADGHDISEIVPFPESVSQLFFEHKPLNVMFSFMRTGMAFMAVGIMQAAFDDALAYAQERETFGEPIAGHQLVQEKLYDVRAAIEASRGLSRSAAEALVDGDPDARLLSSLAKGYACERSIEATSDALQVLGAAGLDLENRMERYYRDARVMTIPDGTTEIQKLIVGKELTGTSAY; encoded by the coding sequence ATGCGCCTGACCGACGACCAGTTGGCGTTTCGTGACGACCTCCGGGAGTACCTCGAAGCCGAAATCGATCCCGTCGTCGACGAGAAGGATCGTAACGGACCGATGGAGCGCGAAGACCTCGTCGGCTACCTCGACGACCTGCAGGAGCTCGGGATCGGTTTTACGCCCGACACCGTCCACCAGTACTTCGGCGACGTCTGGCGGTTCGTCATCGCGAGCGAGGAGATCAGTCGCGTCTGGCCGAGCCTGAACGTCGCCCTGCAGATGTCGTTCCCGGCGCTGTTCGTCCGCTTCGCCGCCGACGAGACCCAGCAGGCGATGCTCCCGAAACTCGAGGACAACCGGTGTATCGGCTGTCTCGCCGTGACCGAACCGGAAGGCGGCTCCGATACGGCCCACCCGAACACCGTCGCCCGCAGGGACGGCGAGGAGTTCGTCCTCAACGGCGAGAAGGTCTGGGTCGGCAACGCACAGATCGCCGACGTCGCGCTCGTCGTCGCCCACGACGCCTCCGAGGACGTCCAGGATATGTTTCTGGTCGACCGGGCGAACGCCGACTTCGAGACCGAGGAGATGAACAAACTGGGCTGGAAGGGCGTTCCGAACGGGCGCATGGTCTTCGACGACGTTCGTGTTCCGGTCGAGAACCGGTTTTCGACCATCTTCGGCGACGCCATCGCCGACGGCCACGACATCTCCGAGATCGTGCCGTTTCCCGAGAGCGTCAGCCAGCTCTTCTTCGAGCACAAGCCGCTCAACGTCATGTTCTCGTTCATGCGAACGGGAATGGCGTTCATGGCCGTCGGCATCATGCAGGCGGCGTTCGACGACGCCCTGGCCTATGCCCAGGAGCGGGAAACCTTCGGTGAGCCGATCGCCGGCCACCAGCTGGTCCAGGAGAAGCTCTACGACGTCCGGGCGGCCATCGAGGCCTCGCGGGGCCTCTCTCGAAGCGCGGCCGAAGCGCTCGTCGACGGCGATCCCGACGCCCGACTGCTCTCGTCGCTCGCGAAGGGGTACGCCTGCGAGCGGTCGATCGAGGCGACCAGCGACGCGCTACAGGTGCTCGGTGCCGCGGGGCTCGACCTCGAGAACCGCATGGAGCGGTACTACCGAGACGCTCGCGTGATGACGATCCCCGACGGAACCACCGAGATCCAGAAGCTCATCGTCGGCAAGGAACTGACCGGCACGAGCGCGTACTGA
- a CDS encoding low molecular weight phosphatase family protein — protein MSNDTTRIAFVCVQNAGRSQMASAFAEHECEARELTDSVEIVTGGTQPAESVHDVVIEAMQEKGIDLSERTPREITHEDLQDCDYVITMGCSAEGVCPASWSGENRDWDLDDPHGKDVEAVREIRNEIETRVTTLFDELSTDQRTGA, from the coding sequence ATGAGCAACGATACCACTCGCATTGCGTTCGTCTGTGTACAGAACGCTGGACGATCTCAGATGGCATCCGCATTCGCCGAGCACGAATGTGAGGCTCGAGAACTGACCGATTCCGTCGAAATCGTAACTGGTGGAACCCAGCCAGCCGAGTCCGTTCACGACGTAGTGATAGAGGCTATGCAAGAGAAAGGCATCGACTTGAGCGAGCGAACCCCACGGGAGATCACGCACGAGGACCTTCAAGACTGCGACTACGTTATCACGATGGGGTGCTCGGCGGAAGGCGTTTGTCCAGCATCGTGGAGCGGTGAGAACCGCGACTGGGACCTCGACGACCCACACGGCAAAGACGTCGAAGCTGTCCGTGAAATCCGTAATGAAATTGAAACTCGTGTCACCACGTTGTTCGACGAACTATCCACCGACCAGCGGACTGGTGCCTAA